The following coding sequences lie in one Apium graveolens cultivar Ventura chromosome 1, ASM990537v1, whole genome shotgun sequence genomic window:
- the LOC141725137 gene encoding uncharacterized protein LOC141725137 — protein MNQVEDDGPALLLTEHRETKENLMLINERKVVPKLKQSSEQVESNLWYLDNGASNHMTGQRSKFKELNENVTGQVRFGDGSTVDIKGKGSVILSCKNGEERILDEVYFIPMLRNNIISLGQLSEVGNKAVLNGEYLWVYDTQRKLLMKVKRSPNRLYKIIIETAKDDYSHWTWVYMLKGKDEALAMFKSFKARVENGTEKRVKTLRTDRGGEFCSKDFEAFCAENGITRQYTTPYSPQQNGVVERRNRTVVAMAHSLLKQMELPMTLWGEAVRHSVYLLNRLPTSSING, from the exons ATGAATCAAGTTGAAGACGATGGGCCTGCTTTATTGCTGACTGAACATAGAGAAACGAAAGAAAACCTGATGTTGATAAATGAAAGGAAGGTGGTACCAAAGCTCAAACAAAGTAGTGAACAAGTGGAGTCGAATTTATGGTATCTGGATAATGGAGCAAGCAACCATATGACCGGACAAAGATCCAAGTTTAAAGAGCTAAACGAAAATGTGACAGGTCAAGTAAGGTTCGGGGATGGATCGACGGTGGATATTAAAGGAAAGGGATCTGTTATTCTCTCGTGCAAAAATGGTGAGGAACGTATACTCGATGAGGTATATTTTATTCCCATGCTTCGAAATAACATAATCAGTCTTGGGCAACTTTCTGAAGTTGGGAATAAGGCGGTCCTAAATGGTGAATACTTATGGGTGTATGATACACAAAGAAAATTACTTATGAAAGTGAAGAGGTCTCCTAACAGACTGTATAAAATCATTATTGAGACTGCAAAAG ATGATTATAGTCATTGGACGTGGGTTTACATGTTAAAGGGAAAGGACGAGGCATTAGCAATGTTTAAAAGTTTTAAAGCTAGAGTGGAGAACGGAACAGAGAAGCGGGTTAAAACTCTTAGAACTGATCGTGGAGGGGAATTCTGTTCTAAAGATTTCGAGGCTTTTTGTGCAGAAAATGGAATCACAAGGCAGTATACGACTCCATACTCCCCTCAGCAGAACGGAGTAGTAGAGCGTAGAAACCGCACTGTAGTTGCTATGGCTCATAGTCTACTAAAACAAATGGAGCTGCCGATGACGTTATGGGGAGAAGCTGTGAGGCATTCTGTCTATCTTCTTAACAGGCTTCCCACAAGCTCCATAAACGGATAA